In Thiovibrio frasassiensis, one DNA window encodes the following:
- a CDS encoding potassium channel family protein: MSPLYARLRFFLAGLFLIMIFGTVGFMHTENLSLSDAFYFNIVTITTVGYGDIHPVTQTGKMLAVLLILMGTGTFLGVVANATEVMLSRHESQARHRKLHLIIGVYFSEVGTRLLSLCAQADPQREQFCAGLAITINWSDQQFLQATKKLRECTFEVQLERIDLPELQGFLAGQRRTLVNMLENPILLEHENFTEHLQAVFHLNEELGFRPNFDHLPQADSKHLTGDINRAYGSLVGQWLSYMLYLKQHYPYLYSLSVRTNPFNPEASATFYE, translated from the coding sequence ATGAGCCCTCTCTACGCCCGACTCCGCTTCTTCCTGGCCGGTCTGTTCCTGATCATGATCTTCGGCACCGTGGGATTCATGCATACGGAAAACCTCTCCCTGAGTGATGCCTTCTATTTCAACATCGTCACCATCACCACCGTGGGCTACGGCGATATCCACCCGGTTACCCAGACGGGCAAGATGCTTGCCGTCCTCCTCATCCTCATGGGCACGGGCACCTTTCTCGGCGTGGTCGCCAACGCCACGGAGGTTATGCTCAGCCGCCACGAGAGCCAGGCCCGTCACCGAAAACTGCATCTGATCATCGGCGTCTATTTCAGCGAGGTGGGCACCAGGCTCCTTTCCCTCTGCGCCCAGGCGGACCCGCAACGCGAACAATTCTGTGCCGGCCTCGCCATCACCATCAATTGGAGCGACCAGCAATTTTTGCAGGCCACCAAGAAGCTGCGGGAGTGTACCTTTGAGGTGCAGCTCGAACGCATCGATCTTCCGGAACTGCAGGGGTTTCTTGCCGGACAGAGGCGGACGCTGGTGAACATGCTGGAAAATCCCATTCTCCTTGAGCACGAAAACTTCACCGAACACCTGCAGGCGGTGTTCCATCTCAACGAAGAACTCGGCTTCCGCCCCAACTTCGACCACCTCCCCCAAGCGGACAGCAAACACCTGACCGGCGACATCAACCGGGCCTACGGTTCCTTGGTGGGCCAATGGCTCAGCTACATGCTCTACCTCAAGCAGCACTATCCGTACCTCTACTCCCTGTCGGTGCGCACCAACCCCTTCAACCCGGAAGCCTCCGCCACCTTCTACGAATAA
- a CDS encoding 2Fe-2S iron-sulfur cluster-binding protein, which produces MPEISIVNRGVSVSVNPAFSLLNNYRMQNIPIQTLCGGKAMCGRCRFRVIAGAAHLSPVKPAEIARLGESLIAAGWRLSCQSHALRDVSIELPGLEEELDDRPRSTA; this is translated from the coding sequence ATGCCGGAAATCAGCATCGTCAATCGCGGGGTCAGCGTCAGCGTCAACCCTGCCTTCAGCCTGCTCAACAACTACCGGATGCAGAATATCCCCATCCAGACGCTCTGCGGCGGCAAGGCCATGTGCGGGCGCTGCCGGTTCCGGGTGATCGCGGGCGCTGCCCACTTGAGCCCGGTAAAGCCCGCGGAGATAGCCCGCCTCGGAGAGAGTTTGATCGCAGCGGGCTGGCGGCTTTCCTGCCAGAGCCATGCCCTGCGGGACGTGAGCATCGAACTGCCGGGCCTGGAAGAGGAGCTTGACGACCGCCCCCGATCCACAGCTTGA
- a CDS encoding rod shape-determining protein codes for MLSCFRQILSQPSIAIDLGTANTRVYAGQGEDFREEPSLIQHIRQDQEVQAPDDYFSYLNPQFTSSPLRGGVIVDIHSAVSLLKPLLKRTRTGLRHPVSLTCAPTDTTELERKLLTKAVREAGAAQVAIIPEVWAAAIGAGIDVTLPSAQILIDIGEGVTDMAVIRDGQLAFATATRTACSDLQKAIRSAIISRHKVCPAHAETERLTHEIAALPQGNNLPGRNIPVLGMDIIRRREVSIAVYNREILDAMAPVLAKILKMIETGLKKLPENISCEVVESGICLTGGGSCILGMDRLIGEHTGLEVRIAPDPMHSVINGAIQTLEYWKGKENWWENIAWPCIPA; via the coding sequence ATGCTCTCATGCTTTCGGCAAATACTGAGCCAACCCAGCATCGCCATTGATCTCGGCACGGCCAACACCAGAGTGTACGCCGGCCAGGGAGAAGACTTCCGCGAAGAGCCGTCCCTGATCCAGCACATCCGCCAGGATCAGGAAGTTCAAGCTCCGGACGACTACTTCTCCTACCTCAACCCCCAGTTCACATCCTCCCCGTTGCGCGGCGGGGTGATTGTTGATATCCACAGTGCTGTATCCCTGCTGAAACCCCTGCTGAAACGCACGCGCACCGGCCTGCGGCACCCGGTTTCCCTGACCTGCGCCCCCACCGACACCACGGAGCTTGAACGGAAACTGCTCACCAAGGCGGTCCGGGAAGCAGGCGCCGCCCAGGTGGCCATTATTCCGGAGGTCTGGGCCGCGGCCATCGGCGCGGGAATCGACGTGACCCTCCCCTCCGCCCAGATACTCATCGACATCGGCGAAGGCGTCACCGACATGGCCGTGATCCGCGACGGACAACTGGCCTTTGCCACCGCGACTCGCACGGCCTGCAGCGACCTGCAGAAAGCGATACGCTCCGCAATCATCTCCCGGCACAAGGTCTGCCCCGCCCACGCGGAGACCGAACGATTGACCCACGAAATTGCCGCCTTGCCGCAGGGCAACAACTTGCCCGGCCGGAATATCCCGGTGCTGGGGATGGATATCATCCGCCGCCGGGAGGTGAGCATCGCCGTATACAACCGGGAGATCCTCGACGCCATGGCTCCGGTGCTGGCAAAAATCCTCAAGATGATCGAAACAGGGCTCAAAAAACTTCCGGAAAACATCTCTTGCGAGGTCGTGGAGTCCGGCATCTGTCTCACCGGGGGCGGCAGCTGTATCCTGGGGATGGACAGGCTGATCGGGGAACACACCGGCCTTGAGGTGCGGATTGCGCCGGACCCGATGCACTCGGTGATCAACGGGGCGATCCAGACCCTGGAGTACTGGAAGGGAAAAGAAAACTGGTGGGAGAATATCGCCTGGCCCTGCATCCCGGCATAA
- a CDS encoding ferredoxin yields the protein MAAPTVDQDLCIGCGVCAELCPAVFELRDDKSWVIGPDQCHTCDCEEAVVSCPVSAIEIR from the coding sequence ATGGCAGCGCCAACAGTGGATCAGGATCTGTGTATCGGGTGCGGGGTGTGCGCGGAGTTGTGCCCGGCGGTTTTTGAATTGCGGGATGATAAATCGTGGGTGATCGGGCCGGATCAGTGCCATACCTGCGATTGCGAAGAGGCCGTGGTCTCATGCCCGGTCAGCGCCATTGAGATCCGCTAG
- a CDS encoding diacylglycerol kinase yields the protein MEKKSGAGLTRIRNAFGWSMAGLAATLKHEKAFQQELGLCLVLAPFGLWLGETGVEKGLLLGTLFLVLIVEILNSAIEAVVDRFGGEHHALSGRAKDMGSAAVFLALANVGVVWILVLFF from the coding sequence ATGGAGAAAAAAAGCGGCGCAGGTCTCACCCGGATTCGCAACGCCTTCGGCTGGTCCATGGCAGGACTCGCCGCCACCTTGAAGCACGAAAAGGCCTTTCAGCAGGAGCTTGGACTCTGCCTTGTCCTGGCGCCCTTCGGGCTCTGGCTTGGCGAGACCGGCGTCGAAAAAGGACTGCTGCTCGGCACCCTCTTTCTGGTGCTGATCGTCGAAATCCTCAACAGCGCCATCGAGGCGGTGGTGGACCGTTTCGGCGGCGAACACCACGCCCTGTCCGGACGGGCCAAGGACATGGGCTCGGCCGCCGTATTTCTCGCCCTGGCCAACGTGGGGGTGGTCTGGATTCTGGTCCTTTTTTTCTAG
- a CDS encoding YcaO-like family protein has protein sequence MNNAPIRPADCFKQYTLDQDKVCSPMETVNRFKARLVEVQLDILKEVRRIDNGRLDIPVYFSVCGKDAQAVIGNKKQMGKGSSPEQSQASACMELAERFSFFSFKQNEENFITDTYANLKQSGQPLLPLVRLLLSVHDEHTDIATLERLIEDIPIQWTWATNLGSGEVLLVPFSWFYAINEFNGPSAGNTFEEAILQGISELVERHVCSLVNHHHLATPAIDPATVTDPVARELLDKFSKNNIELYLNDFTLDTGIPTVAALAIDRSTFPASSEIVYTAGTTPDPEKALIRAITEVAQLAGDFNSQANYVASGLPKPLSMDEVRYLTDVEAAISIHDMPTLADNNMRVEIERCLAALSRIGLEVLVINTMHDKLQVPAIYSIIPGCHFRERSRINNVGLFAAKLVTERIADLDQQLAQLLKMQQYLPDAYFLEYYLGKNMQAQGDLATAVSHLERALTLNPEEEDVPYIYSHLGDCLKDLGEYDRAIAALHKGREYDDERPDLHNLLGFCYFKRNEYETAISHFHRAVELNPASAIDYANLGVNHRRLGSNDEARRYFELALDLDPSIEFARTHLAELSTGN, from the coding sequence ATGAACAACGCGCCCATCCGCCCCGCCGACTGTTTCAAACAGTATACCCTGGACCAGGACAAGGTCTGCTCCCCGATGGAGACGGTGAACCGCTTCAAGGCGCGGCTTGTCGAGGTACAACTGGACATCCTCAAAGAGGTGCGCCGCATCGACAACGGCCGCTTGGATATCCCGGTTTATTTCAGCGTCTGCGGCAAGGATGCCCAGGCGGTGATCGGCAACAAGAAACAGATGGGCAAGGGCAGCTCGCCGGAGCAGTCCCAGGCCAGCGCCTGCATGGAACTGGCCGAACGCTTCAGCTTTTTTTCCTTCAAGCAGAATGAAGAAAATTTCATCACCGACACCTACGCCAATCTCAAACAATCCGGCCAGCCGCTGCTCCCCCTGGTGCGCCTCCTGCTCTCGGTCCATGACGAGCATACCGACATCGCCACCCTGGAGCGGCTCATCGAGGATATCCCCATCCAGTGGACCTGGGCTACCAATCTGGGCAGCGGCGAGGTGCTGCTGGTGCCCTTCAGCTGGTTTTACGCGATCAACGAGTTCAACGGACCCTCTGCGGGCAACACCTTTGAGGAGGCGATCCTTCAGGGGATCAGCGAACTGGTGGAGCGGCATGTCTGCTCCCTGGTCAACCACCACCACCTCGCCACCCCGGCCATCGACCCGGCCACCGTCACCGATCCGGTGGCCCGCGAGCTGCTCGACAAATTCAGCAAGAACAACATCGAGCTCTACCTCAACGACTTCACCCTGGACACCGGCATCCCTACGGTGGCGGCCCTGGCCATCGACCGCTCCACCTTCCCGGCCAGCAGCGAGATCGTCTATACCGCCGGCACCACCCCGGACCCGGAAAAGGCCCTGATCCGGGCGATCACCGAGGTGGCGCAACTGGCCGGGGATTTCAACTCCCAGGCCAATTACGTGGCCAGCGGTCTGCCCAAGCCCCTCTCCATGGACGAGGTGCGCTACCTCACCGATGTGGAAGCGGCCATCTCCATCCACGACATGCCTACGCTTGCCGACAACAACATGCGGGTCGAGATCGAGCGCTGCCTGGCGGCCCTCTCCCGCATCGGCCTTGAGGTGCTGGTGATCAATACCATGCACGACAAGCTGCAGGTGCCGGCGATCTACTCCATCATCCCCGGCTGCCATTTCCGGGAACGTTCCCGGATCAACAATGTGGGCCTCTTTGCCGCCAAACTGGTGACCGAGCGGATTGCGGATCTCGACCAACAGCTGGCCCAGCTCCTCAAGATGCAGCAATACCTGCCGGACGCCTATTTCCTCGAATACTATCTCGGCAAGAACATGCAGGCCCAGGGAGACCTCGCTACGGCGGTATCCCATCTGGAACGGGCGCTGACCCTGAACCCGGAGGAGGAGGATGTCCCCTATATCTATTCCCATCTGGGCGACTGCCTGAAGGATCTGGGAGAGTATGACCGGGCCATCGCTGCCCTGCACAAGGGGAGAGAATACGACGACGAACGGCCGGACCTCCACAACCTGCTGGGTTTCTGCTATTTCAAACGGAATGAATACGAGACGGCCATCAGCCATTTCCACCGGGCGGTGGAGCTGAACCCGGCCTCGGCCATCGACTACGCCAACCTGGGGGTCAACCACCGCAGACTCGGCAGCAACGACGAGGCCAGGCGCTATTTTGAGCTGGCCCTGGATCTGGACCCGTCCATCGAGTTTGCACGGACCCATCTGGCGGAATTAAGCACGGGTAATTGA